In the Gracilimonas sp. genome, AATCATATTTCGGGGAAGGATTACCCGATTTCTCCAGTCGCTCCCGCATTTCGTCAATTTCCTCAACGGTATCGAAGGCGTAGTACGCATGGCCGGACTCAATCAGCTGCTCAGCGTATTTGTGATAGATGTCTTTTCGCTCACTTTGTCGGTACGGACCAAAATCGCCTCCCTTTCCGGGGCCCTCATCAATTTCCATTCCGGCCCATTCCAGAGAATCAATAATATCCTGTTCCGCTCCCTCCACATATCGGGATTGATCGGTATCCTCAATTCTCAACACAAAAGTGCCCTCGTTGTGCCGGGCAAAAAGGTAGTTATATAATGCGGTTCTCAGTCCGCCAATGTGTAAAAATCCGGTGGGTGATGGCGCAAATCGTACGCGAACGCTCATTTAGTATCTCGTTTTTTAGATTTCGAAATTTCAAATTTAACAGAAGTCAAAGATAACAAATTTTAAATGCTAAATTTTGAATCTTGAATTGGCTAAGTTTCAATTCAACTTTCAAAATTCATAATTCAATCTTGCGTCTCGCCCTCCTACAACCCCAGTTTGCTCCCAACCTGTATGACCTTGCTGCAATGCTGAAAGCCGACCGGATTATCTGGAATGATCTGGAGCAGTGGTCGCGAAAGGGGCGTACCCATCGCACCGTTATAAAAGGGGAACAGGGGAAGCAGTGGATTAACATCCCCATCAAAACAGAAGACAAGAAAAAGGCGATTGGCGATGTACGCATTGAGCACGATGAAGACTGGACAGAGCCCTTCTGGAATGCCATTTATCACTCCTACTCCGAGGCCACCTGGTTTGATTTTTTTGTGGATGAGCTGCAGTATGATGTTGAAAAAGCAACAGAGTTTGAGAAGCTCATCGATTTCAATATCTATTTTTTTGGAAGAATGATGACCTATCTTGAGCTGGATATGGAGTATGAACTTGCCAGCCAGATTCCTGATTTCGACCCTAATCCCGACCTCTTTCTCCAACACACCGGGGCCGATATTCTCTACCAGGAATATGACGCTAAAAACTACCAATGGCTAAGTGCCAAGGCGAAACCGTCTTTAGAAAAACACCCGGACTATGCTCAGTTGGGCAATACTTTCCTTCCTGAATGCTCCATCATTGACCTTTTGATGAACTGCGGAAAAGAGAGTTTTAAGGTTTTTGATGAAATCACACAAACTTAGTCATTCCTGGTAAGGCAGGAATCCTAATACTGCTATAAAAACATCGCTTTACAAAGCATACAGATCTCGGGCATTCGCCGCGAGATGACAAGATTGAGTTCAACGTTCTGTGTTCCTTGCCTCCCCTGCCTACCGCAGGCAGGCTACCGGCAAAGACAGGTTCAACCTTCACCCGGGCTTTCAAAAGAAAAACACATAAGATATATACTTAGGCTTTTATACCGTTCTTCTTAAGAAGTTTGTTTAAGTCTATCGGTAATTGCTTATTCCACATGCCATAATAGGCTCCTTTTTTTGAAAAAAGGCTTTCATGATTCCCTTCTTCAATTAGCTTACCTTTTTCCAAAACGCAAATTTTGTCCGCTCCAAGTACAGTGCTAAGTCTGTGTGCAATCAGAATAATGGTCTTCCCTTCCTTTCTAAGTTCTTCTACGGTTCTTTGGATATAATTCTCTGCTGATGAGTCTAGCGAAGAAGTCGCTTCATCAAGAATTAAAATTTCAGGGTCTTTGTATAAAGCTCTTGCGATGGCAATTTTTTGCTTTTGTCCTCCAGACAATGAAGCCCCATTTTCTCCTAAATAGGTATTAAAACTATTGGGAAGTTCTTCAATAAAATCAAGAATGTTTAATTTCTTACAAATGCCAATAATCTTTTCCACATCTGGTTCCAATTCACCAATGGCAATATTTGAAGTAACATTACCATCAAAAAGATCAATGTCTTGAGGAACTACACTTATATTTTTTCTCAAGCTTTTGTTGCTTATATAATCAAGGTTTATATCTCCAACTAAAACCTGGCCACTTTTAATAGGATATAATTTTAACAGAATATTGATTAGCGTTGTTTTTCCAGAACCGCTTTCACCTACAAAAGCCGTAATTTTTCCTTTAGGTATCGCAATACTAAAATTTTCGAATACGGTTACACGTGACCCATATCTAAATTCGATGTTTTTAAATTCTATGGCTCCAATATTTTCTGGATTTATATCTATTTCCTGACCTTCTTTTTCTTTTTCAAGGTCCATGATTTCAAATAAACGATCACCTGCAATCAGGGCATCTTGTATCTGTACATTCATCCCAACTAATTGACTTACCGGCCCTGTGAAATAACCTATGAGGGCATAAAATGACAACAGTTCTCCAGGGGTGATAGACTGTTGTAAAACATAATATCCCCCTACCCATAGCAGTATGATTGTAAATATCCGGGATGAAAATTGGGTTGAGTTTCCAGAGAAGATGGAATTTAGCCCCGAGCGATAAATATGCTGTAGCAATCCCACGAAACGGGTTTCCGTTTTCATGTTAGCAAATCCTTCTAAGCCAAATTGC is a window encoding:
- a CDS encoding WbqC family protein; the encoded protein is MRLALLQPQFAPNLYDLAAMLKADRIIWNDLEQWSRKGRTHRTVIKGEQGKQWINIPIKTEDKKKAIGDVRIEHDEDWTEPFWNAIYHSYSEATWFDFFVDELQYDVEKATEFEKLIDFNIYFFGRMMTYLELDMEYELASQIPDFDPNPDLFLQHTGADILYQEYDAKNYQWLSAKAKPSLEKHPDYAQLGNTFLPECSIIDLLMNCGKESFKVFDEITQT
- a CDS encoding peptidase domain-containing ABC transporter; this encodes MNINRVGVKQHDITDCGAACLASVAAHYELKVPIARIRQYASTDKKGTNVLGMIEAAEKLGFEAKGVKGEMDSLTQIPLPAIAHVVVKDVLHHFLVIYQVTKKHVVVMDPMDGGKHKIERSDFEQKWTGVLILLLPSEEFTPADEKVSIMSRLWFLMKPHKWVLIQAFFGALIYTIIGLSTAIYVQLIIDHVLTGGNMNLLNLLSVGMITLLIFQIFIGVIRSLFVLKTGQLMDARLILGYYKHLIRLPQRFFDTMRTGEIISRIGDAVKIRAFINDVSINLAVSVLTVVFSFGLMFTYYWKLGLVMLLIVPVYGIIYLITNHINKKTQRKVMESAADLESHLVESINSASTIKQFGLEGFANMKTETRFVGLLQHIYRSGLNSIFSGNSTQFSSRIFTIILLWVGGYYVLQQSITPGELLSFYALIGYFTGPVSQLVGMNVQIQDALIAGDRLFEIMDLEKEKEGQEIDINPENIGAIEFKNIEFRYGSRVTVFENFSIAIPKGKITAFVGESGSGKTTLINILLKLYPIKSGQVLVGDINLDYISNKSLRKNISVVPQDIDLFDGNVTSNIAIGELEPDVEKIIGICKKLNILDFIEELPNSFNTYLGENGASLSGGQKQKIAIARALYKDPEILILDEATSSLDSSAENYIQRTVEELRKEGKTIILIAHRLSTVLGADKICVLEKGKLIEEGNHESLFSKKGAYYGMWNKQLPIDLNKLLKKNGIKA